A region of Methyloversatilis discipulorum DNA encodes the following proteins:
- a CDS encoding ATP-binding protein, translating into MSRLFDFRLRRSVRGRLLIAAIVVEAVMLTLLVSNSVRLQRTHMTEQAERHAQQIVPILNAALVAPMAQGDYATMQAVLDESRSSQGIDYLILRDSGGHVVAHSGWSRDRPMPQADARFDLSVEDDPPIYDLVTPVALAGQPLGQLHFGLDMSALRSANSQLLLQGVGIASGELLLSIALLTGLGLWLTRQLLRLTHAAEEVAHGALTPAPVVEGEDEVGQLGRAFNAMSAAIRERIGELQALHEKEHGLARIASEANGRLEALLDAMDIGVLLADHDNRVLYANDKLAQVWALDAGRPPDGCPLQVVEAMCAARLSPDAVLPVFCPGRGEREILLADGRTLTQRSFAVRDGDGREIGCMWLSEDVSAARAAADELRRARDEAEAASRAKAAFLATMSHEIRTPMNGIIGMTDMVLSESLSDEQREHLGWVKSSADSLMGILNDILDYSKVDAGQLQLEAVDFSLEALVAETLAIFSSQAAGKDISLRWQVAPGLPAIVTGDPLRLRQILSNLVSNALKFTTRGGVTVSVDRADEGRIALSVADTGIGIPSDKQALVFMPFSQADSSTTRNYGGTGLGLSIVSRLVALMHGTITLDSAPGRGSTFRVELPLPAAATLDAAAQPDVAKAICEAALRDAEVLIAEDTPVNQVLLGRLLLRYGVRITEAADGGQALAACRERHFDLVLMDMQMPGMDGLEATRRIRALADPHWWQVPIVAITANALDEDRARCRDAGMDDFISKPFQTGELVATLARHLSCRRAPEAG; encoded by the coding sequence GTGAGCCGGCTGTTCGATTTCCGGCTGCGGCGCTCGGTGCGCGGCCGCCTGCTGATCGCGGCCATCGTCGTCGAGGCGGTCATGCTGACGCTGCTGGTGAGCAACAGCGTGCGCCTGCAGCGCACCCACATGACCGAGCAGGCGGAGCGGCACGCGCAGCAGATCGTGCCCATCCTGAACGCGGCGCTGGTGGCGCCGATGGCGCAGGGCGACTACGCGACGATGCAGGCGGTGCTGGACGAAAGCCGGTCGAGTCAGGGCATCGACTATCTCATCCTGCGCGACAGCGGCGGCCATGTCGTCGCGCACAGCGGCTGGTCGCGCGACAGACCGATGCCTCAGGCAGACGCGCGCTTCGACCTGTCGGTGGAGGACGATCCACCGATCTATGACCTTGTCACGCCGGTCGCACTGGCCGGGCAGCCGCTCGGTCAGCTGCATTTCGGACTCGACATGTCGGCGCTGCGCAGCGCCAACAGCCAGTTGCTGCTGCAGGGCGTCGGCATTGCCAGCGGCGAGCTGCTGCTTTCGATCGCGTTGCTGACCGGGCTCGGTCTGTGGCTGACACGCCAGTTGCTGCGGCTCACGCATGCGGCGGAGGAGGTCGCGCACGGCGCCCTGACGCCGGCGCCGGTCGTCGAGGGCGAGGACGAGGTCGGCCAGCTCGGTCGCGCCTTCAACGCGATGTCGGCGGCGATACGGGAGCGCATCGGCGAGCTGCAGGCGCTGCACGAGAAGGAGCACGGTCTGGCGCGCATCGCGTCCGAGGCGAACGGCCGGCTCGAAGCGCTGCTCGACGCGATGGACATCGGCGTGCTGCTGGCCGATCACGACAACCGCGTGCTGTACGCGAACGACAAGCTGGCGCAGGTGTGGGCGCTCGATGCCGGCCGCCCGCCGGATGGCTGCCCGCTGCAGGTGGTCGAAGCGATGTGCGCCGCGCGGCTGTCGCCCGACGCCGTCCTGCCGGTGTTCTGCCCCGGTCGCGGCGAGCGGGAAATCCTGCTGGCCGATGGCCGCACGCTGACGCAGCGCAGCTTCGCCGTGCGCGACGGCGACGGCCGCGAGATCGGCTGCATGTGGCTGAGCGAGGACGTGTCGGCGGCGCGGGCGGCGGCCGACGAACTGCGCCGCGCGCGCGACGAGGCCGAGGCGGCCAGTCGCGCCAAGGCGGCCTTCCTCGCCACCATGAGCCACGAAATCCGCACGCCGATGAACGGCATCATCGGCATGACCGACATGGTGCTGTCCGAATCGCTCAGCGACGAGCAGCGCGAGCACCTCGGCTGGGTGAAATCGTCGGCCGACAGCTTGATGGGCATCCTGAACGACATTCTCGACTACTCGAAGGTCGACGCCGGCCAATTGCAGCTGGAAGCGGTCGACTTCAGCCTGGAGGCGCTGGTCGCCGAAACACTGGCCATCTTCTCGTCGCAAGCAGCAGGCAAGGACATTTCGCTGCGCTGGCAGGTGGCGCCGGGGCTGCCCGCCATCGTCACCGGCGATCCGCTGCGCCTGCGGCAGATCCTGTCCAATCTGGTGTCGAACGCGCTGAAGTTCACCACCCGCGGCGGCGTGACGGTGAGCGTCGACAGGGCGGACGAGGGACGGATCGCGCTGTCGGTCGCCGACACCGGCATCGGCATCCCGTCCGACAAGCAGGCGTTGGTGTTCATGCCCTTCTCGCAGGCGGACTCGTCGACCACGCGCAACTACGGCGGCACCGGGCTCGGCCTGTCCATCGTGTCGCGACTGGTGGCGCTGATGCACGGCACGATCACGCTGGACAGCGCGCCGGGCCGTGGCAGTACCTTCCGCGTCGAACTGCCGCTGCCCGCGGCGGCGACGCTGGACGCCGCCGCGCAACCGGACGTGGCGAAAGCGATCTGCGAAGCGGCGCTGCGCGATGCCGAGGTGCTGATCGCCGAGGACACGCCGGTCAATCAGGTGCTGCTCGGCCGCCTGCTGTTGCGCTACGGCGTGCGCATCACCGAGGCGGCCGACGGCGGGCAGGCACTGGCGGCCTGCCGCGAGCGCCATTTCGATCTGGTGCTGATGGACATGCAGATGCCGGGGATGGACGGGCTGGAGGCGACGCGCCGCATTCGCGCGCTGGCCGATCCGCACTGGTGGCAGGTGCCCATCGTTGCGATAACCGCCAACGCGCTGGATGAGGACCGCGCCCGCTGCCGCGACGCCGGCATGGACGATTTCATCAGCAAGCCCTTCCAGACCGGGGAACTGGTGGCGACGCTGGCGCGTCATCTGTCCTGTCGTCGCGCACCGGAAGCGGGATAA
- a CDS encoding PhnD/SsuA/transferrin family substrate-binding protein has protein sequence MFLAFTRFLLSFACLLPALAVAQDAPLFRIGVAPHTSSRVIIEMYQPLRQHLQKTLGTPVAIITAPDFTEFARRALNQEYALVITTGHQAELLRADARYRPLLTYRAPFHAVVAVAAGSRAKSARDLAGSAVAGLSPSSLVTLWGLRWMNEHGAAGVTVRYVSAADSVAQLLLNGEVSAGTMSLANFQGLAPEVRARLRLLTESPAMVGRVYLLNHVEAARAAVIEAALWSFAETPAGVDYFARYKLDGYRPLRADELDAMAPYAAEVREQLKKSAL, from the coding sequence ATGTTCCTCGCCTTCACCCGTTTCCTGCTGTCTTTCGCCTGTCTCTTGCCCGCCCTTGCCGTCGCGCAGGACGCGCCGCTGTTCCGCATCGGCGTCGCGCCGCACACCAGTTCGCGCGTCATCATCGAAATGTACCAACCGCTGCGGCAGCATCTGCAGAAGACGCTCGGCACGCCTGTTGCCATCATCACCGCGCCGGACTTCACCGAGTTCGCGCGTCGGGCGCTGAACCAGGAGTACGCGCTGGTCATCACGACCGGACATCAGGCCGAACTGCTGCGCGCTGATGCGCGTTACCGGCCGCTGCTGACCTACCGCGCGCCCTTCCATGCGGTCGTCGCCGTCGCTGCGGGCAGTCGGGCGAAGTCGGCGCGCGATCTGGCCGGAAGTGCCGTTGCCGGGCTCAGTCCGTCGTCGCTGGTGACGCTGTGGGGCCTGCGCTGGATGAACGAGCACGGTGCGGCCGGCGTCACCGTTCGCTACGTCAGCGCCGCCGACAGCGTGGCGCAACTGCTGCTCAATGGCGAAGTCAGCGCCGGCACGATGTCGCTTGCCAACTTTCAGGGGCTGGCACCGGAGGTGCGTGCGCGACTGCGGCTGTTGACCGAAAGTCCGGCCATGGTCGGCCGCGTCTATCTGCTCAATCACGTCGAGGCGGCACGCGCGGCCGTGATCGAGGCGGCGTTGTGGTCGTTCGCCGAAACGCCGGCCGGCGTCGATTACTTCGCCCGCTACAAGCTGGACGGCTACCGTCCGCTGCGCGCTGACGAACTCGATGCGATGGCGCCATACGCCGCCGAGGTGCGCGAACAGTTGAAGAAGTCCGCACTGTGA
- a CDS encoding glycosyltransferase produces MSRPKLIFVTRSRYWRPGNGEAARTAALIDALAEVCDLTVFFPEQPDAATRPFVERSRHRYRLAVGDTARPERAALVSGLRAMCQQIAPDCVLLSRLQLDFLRLAVPAGIRLVMDTHDLVSDNAASRARAGVAVEEALDFERELGFLRHYDRVLLIQPDDHARVAAVLGERALCVPHPVVLPAQPVRPDSRVVGYAASQWIANRHGLQWFIDDVWPALSADRAELQVAGHIAALLPQPLPEGIRARGFVPDIEALWSGVDVAINPVRWGSGLKIKTVEALAAGLPLVTTREGARGLEDGAGEAFLLADDAAAFADACRALLDDLPLRRRHAHAAYAYARERFSHAACYGGLMAWLRR; encoded by the coding sequence ATGAGCCGACCGAAACTGATATTCGTCACCCGCAGTCGCTACTGGCGCCCCGGCAACGGCGAAGCGGCGCGCACCGCGGCGCTGATCGATGCGCTGGCCGAGGTGTGCGACCTCACCGTGTTCTTCCCCGAGCAGCCGGACGCAGCCACGCGGCCCTTCGTCGAGCGCAGCCGGCATCGCTACCGCCTCGCGGTCGGCGACACCGCGAGGCCGGAACGCGCAGCGCTGGTGAGCGGGCTGCGCGCGATGTGCCAGCAGATCGCGCCGGACTGCGTGTTGCTGTCGCGGCTGCAGCTCGATTTCCTGCGGCTGGCGGTGCCAGCCGGCATCCGGCTGGTGATGGACACGCACGACCTGGTCAGCGACAACGCCGCGTCGCGTGCGCGCGCCGGCGTGGCAGTCGAGGAGGCGCTGGATTTCGAGCGCGAGCTGGGCTTTCTGCGTCACTACGACCGCGTGCTGCTGATCCAGCCGGACGATCATGCCCGCGTCGCCGCCGTGCTCGGCGAGCGTGCGCTGTGCGTGCCGCACCCGGTGGTGCTGCCGGCGCAGCCGGTGAGGCCGGATTCGCGCGTGGTCGGTTACGCGGCCAGCCAGTGGATCGCCAACCGGCACGGCCTGCAGTGGTTCATCGACGACGTATGGCCGGCGCTGTCCGCCGACCGTGCCGAGCTGCAGGTGGCCGGGCACATCGCCGCGCTGCTGCCGCAGCCGTTGCCGGAGGGCATCCGCGCGCGCGGCTTCGTTCCCGACATCGAGGCGCTGTGGAGCGGTGTCGATGTCGCGATCAATCCGGTGCGCTGGGGCTCGGGGCTGAAGATCAAGACGGTCGAGGCGCTGGCCGCCGGTCTGCCCCTGGTCACCACGCGCGAAGGCGCGCGCGGCCTGGAAGACGGCGCGGGCGAGGCCTTCCTGCTGGCCGACGATGCCGCTGCCTTTGCCGACGCCTGTCGCGCGCTGCTCGACGATCTGCCGCTGCGCCGGCGCCACGCGCACGCCGCCTACGCCTACGCCCGGGAGCGCTTTTCGCATGCAGCCTGCTATGGCGGACTGATGGCCTGGCTGCGCCGCTGA
- the ilvD gene encoding dihydroxy-acid dehydratase: MPAYRSRTSTHGRNMAGARALWRATGMKDGDFGKPIIAIANSFTQFVPGHVHLKDLGQMVAREIEKAGGVAKEFNTIAVDDGIAMGHGGMLYSLPSRDLIADSVEYMVNAHCADALVCISNCDKITPGMLMAAMRLNIPTVFVSGGPMEAGKVNWGQKIIAVDLVDAMVKGADSNCSDEEAEAYERSACPTCGSCSGMFTANSMNCLTEALGLSLPGNGSVLATHADRKALFLRAGQLAVELCRKYYEGDDASVLPRSIASFKAFENAMTLDVSMGGSTNTVLHLLAAAKEAGVHFTMADIDRISRHVPCLSKVAPAKSDVHMEDVHRAGGIMAILGELDRAGLIHRDLPTVHSATLGEALDKYDIMRTQDEAVRTFYRAAPGGIPTQVAFSQDRRYPELDLDRENGVIRNKEHAFSQDGGLAVLYGNIAERGCIVKTAGVDDSILKFSGTAKVFESQDDAVAGILGDQVKPGEVVVIRYEGPKGGPGMQEMLYPTTYLKSKGLGKACALLTDGRFSGGTSGLSIGHASPEAAQGGLIALVKDGDVIEIDIPNRTIHLAVDDAELAHRREAEEDRGAAAYTPHARERVVSAALQAYALMTTSADTGAVRDLSQLRRS, encoded by the coding sequence ATGCCCGCCTACCGTTCCCGTACCTCGACCCACGGCCGCAACATGGCCGGCGCCCGCGCGCTGTGGCGCGCCACTGGCATGAAGGACGGCGATTTCGGCAAGCCCATCATCGCCATCGCGAACAGCTTCACCCAGTTCGTGCCGGGCCACGTGCACCTGAAGGACCTCGGCCAGATGGTCGCCCGCGAAATCGAGAAGGCCGGCGGCGTGGCCAAAGAATTCAACACCATCGCCGTCGACGACGGCATCGCGATGGGCCACGGCGGCATGCTGTATTCGCTGCCGTCGCGCGACCTGATCGCCGACAGCGTCGAATACATGGTGAATGCCCACTGCGCCGACGCACTGGTGTGCATCTCCAACTGCGACAAGATCACCCCGGGCATGCTGATGGCGGCAATGCGCCTGAACATCCCGACCGTGTTCGTGTCGGGCGGCCCGATGGAAGCGGGCAAAGTGAACTGGGGCCAGAAAATCATCGCCGTCGATCTGGTCGATGCGATGGTCAAGGGCGCCGACAGCAACTGCTCGGACGAAGAGGCGGAAGCCTACGAACGCAGCGCCTGTCCGACCTGCGGCTCCTGCTCCGGCATGTTCACCGCCAATTCGATGAACTGCCTGACCGAGGCGCTGGGCCTCAGCCTGCCGGGCAACGGCTCGGTGCTGGCGACGCACGCCGACCGCAAGGCGCTGTTCCTGCGCGCCGGTCAGCTGGCGGTGGAACTGTGCCGCAAGTACTACGAAGGCGACGACGCCTCGGTGCTGCCGCGCTCGATCGCCAGCTTCAAGGCCTTCGAGAACGCGATGACGCTCGACGTGTCGATGGGCGGCTCGACCAATACCGTGCTGCACCTGCTGGCCGCCGCCAAGGAAGCCGGCGTGCATTTCACGATGGCCGACATCGACCGCATCTCGCGCCACGTGCCCTGCCTGTCCAAGGTGGCGCCGGCCAAGTCGGACGTGCATATGGAAGACGTGCACCGCGCCGGCGGCATCATGGCCATCCTCGGCGAACTGGACCGCGCCGGCCTGATCCACCGCGACCTGCCGACCGTGCACAGCGCCACGCTGGGCGAGGCGCTCGACAAGTACGACATCATGCGCACCCAAGACGAGGCCGTCCGCACCTTCTACCGCGCCGCGCCCGGCGGCATCCCGACCCAGGTCGCGTTCTCGCAGGACCGCCGCTACCCGGAGCTGGATCTCGACCGCGAGAACGGCGTCATCCGAAACAAGGAACACGCCTTCAGCCAGGACGGCGGGCTGGCCGTGCTGTACGGCAACATCGCCGAGCGTGGCTGCATCGTGAAGACGGCCGGCGTCGATGATTCCATCCTGAAGTTCTCCGGCACCGCCAAGGTGTTCGAAAGCCAGGACGATGCGGTCGCCGGCATCCTCGGCGACCAGGTCAAGCCGGGCGAAGTGGTGGTGATCCGCTACGAAGGTCCGAAGGGCGGCCCGGGCATGCAGGAAATGCTGTATCCGACCACCTATCTGAAGTCCAAAGGTCTGGGCAAGGCCTGCGCACTGCTGACCGACGGTCGCTTCTCCGGCGGCACCTCCGGCCTGTCCATCGGCCACGCCTCGCCGGAAGCGGCCCAGGGCGGCCTGATCGCGCTGGTCAAGGACGGCGACGTGATCGAGATCGACATCCCGAACCGCACCATCCACCTCGCGGTCGATGACGCCGAACTGGCGCACCGCCGCGAAGCGGAAGAGGATCGCGGCGCCGCCGCGTACACGCCGCATGCGCGCGAGCGCGTCGTGTCGGCTGCGCTGCAGGCCTACGCGCTGATGACCACCAGCGCCGACACCGGCGCCGTGCGCGACCTGAGCCAGCTGCGCCGCTCTTGA
- a CDS encoding DMT family transporter has protein sequence MSAGPTPGRIAALTAAAMLAFAANSVLNRLALADTAIDAASFTLVRIAAGALVLWALVRRQQDGRLAGDWAGAAALFVYAAAFSYAYRELAAGTGALLLFGTVQVTMIGTGLLKGERLRALQTVGLLLALAGLGVLLAPGVRAPPAEAAILMALAGIAWGVYSLRGRRARATPLAMTAGNFVRAVPMAIGLSMIAAADARIDALGFVYAALSGALASGVGYAIWYSALRGLSATQAASVQLSVPVIAAIGGALLLSEALTLRLLLASVATLGGIALVVTTRRR, from the coding sequence TTGAGCGCAGGCCCGACGCCGGGCCGCATCGCCGCGCTGACCGCGGCGGCGATGCTGGCCTTCGCCGCCAATTCGGTGCTGAACCGGCTGGCCCTGGCCGACACCGCGATCGACGCCGCCAGCTTCACGCTGGTGCGCATCGCCGCCGGCGCGCTGGTGCTGTGGGCGCTGGTGCGTCGCCAGCAGGATGGTCGACTGGCCGGCGACTGGGCGGGCGCAGCCGCGCTGTTCGTCTATGCCGCCGCCTTCTCCTACGCCTACCGCGAACTGGCCGCCGGCACCGGCGCGCTGCTGCTGTTCGGCACCGTGCAGGTGACGATGATCGGTACCGGTCTGCTGAAAGGCGAACGGCTGCGCGCGCTGCAGACCGTCGGTCTGCTGCTGGCGCTGGCCGGGCTGGGCGTGCTGCTGGCACCCGGCGTCAGAGCGCCGCCGGCCGAAGCCGCCATCCTGATGGCGCTGGCGGGTATTGCCTGGGGCGTCTACTCACTGCGCGGCCGGCGCGCCCGCGCCACGCCGCTGGCGATGACCGCCGGCAACTTCGTGCGCGCGGTGCCGATGGCGATCGGTCTGTCGATGATTGCTGCTGCCGATGCGCGCATCGATGCGCTGGGCTTCGTCTATGCGGCGCTGTCCGGCGCACTGGCGTCCGGCGTCGGCTATGCCATCTGGTACAGCGCGCTGCGCGGTCTCAGCGCAACGCAGGCGGCCAGCGTGCAGCTGTCGGTGCCGGTGATCGCGGCCATCGGTGGCGCCCTGCTGCTGTCCGAAGCGCTGACGCTGCGCCTGCTGCTGGCCTCGGTCGCGACGCTGGGCGGCATCGCGCTGGTGGTGACCACCCGCCGGCGGTGA
- a CDS encoding multifunctional CCA addition/repair protein, whose translation MKIYRVGGSVRDELMGLPAGDRDWVVVGATPEDMVAAGYTPVGRDFPVFLHPQTHEEHALARTERKTAPGYRGFVFHADRTVTLEQDLQRRDLTINAIARADDGTLIDPCNGRADIAARVLRHVSAAFAEDPVRILRLARFAARFHDFTVAPATMALMRDMVDCGEVDALVAERVWQELSRGLMEAKPSRMIEVLRECGALRAVLPEVDALFGVPQPPQHHPEIDTGVHLMQCLDWAAAHGASLAARWALVAHDLGKGTTPKEDWPRHIAHEARSAKLARELAERLRVPVDIADIARLVAQEHTNVHRAAELRADTMVKLLERLDVMRKPERLADILLACEADARSRPGFDERGYPQAGLVRAAAEAFRSVDAGAIAKQLAESGKTSGPAIAQAVHAARVQAVAAR comes from the coding sequence ATGAAGATCTACCGCGTCGGCGGCTCGGTCCGTGACGAGCTGATGGGGCTGCCGGCCGGCGACCGCGACTGGGTGGTCGTCGGCGCCACGCCGGAAGACATGGTGGCCGCCGGCTACACGCCGGTCGGCCGCGACTTTCCGGTCTTCCTGCATCCGCAGACGCACGAGGAACACGCGCTGGCGCGCACCGAACGCAAGACCGCGCCCGGCTACCGCGGCTTCGTGTTCCACGCCGACCGCACGGTGACGCTGGAGCAGGATCTGCAGCGGCGCGACCTCACCATCAACGCGATCGCGCGCGCCGACGACGGCACGCTCATCGACCCGTGCAATGGCCGCGCCGACATCGCCGCGCGCGTGCTGCGCCACGTCAGCGCGGCCTTCGCGGAAGACCCGGTACGCATACTCAGGCTGGCCCGCTTCGCCGCGCGCTTCCACGACTTCACGGTGGCGCCGGCAACGATGGCGCTGATGCGCGACATGGTGGATTGCGGCGAGGTCGACGCACTGGTGGCCGAACGCGTGTGGCAGGAGCTGTCGCGCGGGCTGATGGAGGCCAAGCCCTCGCGCATGATCGAAGTGCTGCGCGAGTGCGGCGCGCTGCGTGCCGTGCTGCCGGAGGTGGACGCGCTGTTCGGCGTGCCGCAGCCGCCGCAGCACCATCCGGAGATCGATACCGGCGTCCACCTGATGCAGTGCCTGGACTGGGCCGCCGCGCACGGCGCTTCGCTGGCGGCACGGTGGGCGCTGGTGGCGCACGACCTCGGCAAGGGCACGACGCCGAAGGAGGACTGGCCGCGCCACATCGCGCACGAGGCGCGCAGCGCGAAGCTGGCGCGCGAGCTGGCCGAGCGCCTGCGCGTGCCGGTCGATATCGCCGACATCGCGCGGCTGGTGGCGCAGGAACACACCAATGTGCACCGCGCAGCCGAACTGCGCGCCGACACGATGGTGAAGCTGCTGGAGCGGCTGGACGTGATGCGTAAGCCGGAACGGCTGGCCGACATCCTGCTCGCCTGCGAAGCGGATGCACGCAGCCGCCCGGGTTTCGATGAGCGCGGTTATCCGCAGGCCGGACTTGTACGCGCGGCCGCCGAGGCGTTCAGATCGGTCGATGCCGGCGCCATCGCGAAGCAGCTGGCCGAATCCGGCAAGACGTCCGGCCCGGCGATCGCACAGGCGGTGCATGCCGCGCGCGTACAGGCGGTGGCAGCGCGCTAG
- a CDS encoding complex I NDUFA9 subunit family protein, with translation MFPKTVLLIGGAGFIGSHVASQLAARDVRVIVPTRRRDRAKHLILLPMIDVVEADVHDPAVLARLMSGVDAVVNFVGILHSRGGSPWGRDFERAHVALPRAIAAAAKAAGVRQLIQVSALGASEGAPSEYLRSKAAGEAAIRAGGVDWTIFRPSLVYGDGKCFLSMFAGLLKMFPVFPLAGADTRYQPVAARDVARCIVHALGDETAVGQTYALCGPKVYTMRELVKMTGRAIGAERCVIGLPGPLASLQALALELAPGPTLMSRDNLRSMQVDSVCDAGCALPFGFVPLTLESEIDACLADFRPTDRFEHARSKAHR, from the coding sequence ATGTTTCCGAAAACCGTCCTTCTGATTGGTGGCGCCGGCTTCATCGGCAGCCACGTCGCCAGCCAGCTTGCCGCCCGCGACGTGCGCGTCATCGTGCCGACGCGCCGCCGCGACCGCGCCAAGCACCTCATCCTGCTGCCGATGATCGACGTGGTCGAGGCCGACGTGCACGACCCGGCCGTGCTGGCGCGCCTGATGAGCGGCGTGGACGCGGTGGTCAATTTCGTCGGCATCCTGCACTCGCGCGGCGGCAGTCCCTGGGGCCGCGATTTCGAGCGTGCGCACGTGGCGCTGCCCAGGGCCATCGCCGCCGCGGCGAAGGCGGCCGGCGTGCGGCAGCTCATCCAGGTCAGCGCGCTCGGCGCGTCCGAGGGGGCGCCGTCGGAGTACCTGCGCTCCAAGGCGGCCGGTGAGGCGGCCATCCGTGCGGGGGGCGTGGACTGGACGATATTCCGTCCGTCGCTGGTGTATGGCGACGGCAAGTGCTTCCTGTCGATGTTCGCCGGTCTGCTGAAGATGTTCCCGGTGTTCCCGCTGGCCGGTGCCGACACCCGCTACCAGCCGGTCGCGGCGCGCGACGTCGCGCGCTGCATCGTGCATGCGCTGGGCGACGAGACGGCGGTCGGTCAGACCTATGCGCTGTGCGGCCCCAAGGTCTACACGATGCGCGAACTGGTGAAGATGACCGGCCGTGCCATCGGCGCCGAGCGCTGCGTCATCGGCCTGCCCGGTCCGCTGGCGTCGCTGCAGGCGCTGGCGCTGGAGCTGGCGCCGGGGCCGACTCTGATGTCGCGCGACAACCTGCGCTCGATGCAGGTCGACAGCGTGTGCGACGCCGGCTGCGCGCTGCCTTTCGGTTTCGTGCCGCTGACACTGGAGAGCGAGATCGACGCCTGCCTGGCCGATTTTCGCCCGACCGACCGCTTCGAGCACGCCCGCTCGAAAGCGCACAGATAG